One part of the Esox lucius isolate fEsoLuc1 chromosome 10, fEsoLuc1.pri, whole genome shotgun sequence genome encodes these proteins:
- the LOC105008677 gene encoding fish-egg lectin — MRATAVILLVYSLLVVGHAWECQISMIKNLVQIDAGIGQVVATDASQIPYYLVGDEWIRLPGSLSHITVGPAGIWGVNEAYAIYKYVAGNWVQVQGLLKQVDAGGDPFIVGANMHDAPFCLESSVTVGYKGPVTHLPWTALPGLVKYYSCGPFGCWAVNNDDNIYIMNLKQDCQNNGWIQIEGKLSMIEVGTDGSVFGANSKGDVYTRHGISASKPEGTGWRQIPMCMRIKHVTYDLGHLWVISNSGITMMCKH; from the exons ATGAGAGCTACTGCAGTGATCCTTCTGGTCTACTCTCTTCTGGTTGTCGGTCATG CATGGGAATGCCAGATATCAATGATCAAGAATCTGGTACAGATTGATGCAGGAATTGGACAAGTGGTTGCTACCGACGCAAGTCAAATTCCCTACTACCTGGTAGGTGATGAATGGATCCGCCTGCCTGGTTCTCTGTCACACATCACTGTGGGGCCAGCAGGAATCTGGGGTGTCAATGAGGCATATGCAATTTACAAGTATGTGGCTGGCAATTGGGTGCAAGTTCAAG GCCTTCTGAAACAGGTGGATGCTGGGGGTGACCCTTTTATTGTTGGGGCCAACATGCATGATGCACCATTCTGTCTGGAAAGTAGTGTCACAGTTGGCTACAAGGGTCCAGTCACACACCTTCCATGGACTGCATTGCCAGGATTAGTGAAGTACTACAGTTGCGGACCCTTTGGGTGCTGGGCTGTCAACAACGATGACAATATCTATATAATGAAT CTAAAGCAAGACTGCCAAAACAATGGGTGGATTCAAATTGAAGGCAAGCTTTCCATGATTGAGGTGGGAACTGATGGTAGTGTCTTTGGAGCTAACTCGAAAGGGGATGTTTATACCAG ACACGGCATCTCAGCCAGTAAACCCGAAGGCACAGGATGGAGACAAATCCCAATGTGCATGCGCATTAAGCATGTGACCTATGACCTGGGCCATCTTTGGGTCATCTCCAACTCTGGCATCACCATGATGTGCAAACACTAA